In the Marinomonas algicola genome, one interval contains:
- a CDS encoding aspartate/glutamate racemase family protein translates to MKTIGLIGGMSWESTASYYSLLNQGVKSALGGLHSAKICLYSVDFAEIEVLQRTHQWDEAAAILIDAARRLEVAGVDFILICTNTMHKLYTEIQAAVRLPVIHIVDATATQLKQAGVDKVGLLGTRFTMEEAFYKGRMQQKYGIDLVVPNQIQRDSVHEIIYQELCLGKINELSRKVYLEVIQDLSDQGAQAIILGCTEIALLIQQEHTTIPLYDTTAIHAHHAVKMALES, encoded by the coding sequence ATGAAAACGATTGGTCTTATTGGTGGAATGAGCTGGGAGTCCACTGCGAGTTATTACAGTTTGCTTAATCAGGGTGTGAAGTCGGCACTGGGTGGGCTTCATTCCGCTAAGATCTGCCTTTACAGTGTGGACTTTGCTGAAATAGAAGTGTTACAGCGTACTCATCAATGGGATGAAGCGGCGGCCATTTTAATCGATGCGGCGCGTCGGCTTGAAGTGGCTGGAGTGGATTTTATTCTAATTTGTACCAATACCATGCATAAACTCTATACTGAAATTCAGGCGGCTGTTCGTCTTCCTGTGATTCATATTGTTGATGCTACCGCCACTCAGCTGAAGCAAGCAGGTGTTGATAAAGTGGGCTTGTTGGGCACTCGTTTTACAATGGAAGAGGCCTTTTATAAAGGTAGGATGCAGCAAAAATACGGTATTGATCTAGTGGTGCCAAACCAAATTCAAAGAGACTCAGTACATGAGATTATTTACCAAGAGCTGTGCTTAGGGAAAATTAATGAGCTGTCTCGCAAGGTGTATTTAGAGGTGATCCAAGATTTATCCGATCAAGGCGCGCAAGCTATTATTTTGGGCTGTACTGAAATTGCGTTATTAATACAGCAAGAGCATACGACCATTCCTCTGTATGATACAACCGCTATCCATGCTCATCATGCTGTAAAAATGGCCTTAGAGTCTTGA
- a CDS encoding MHYT domain-containing protein has product MINSINILFEIPQNANQFVYGTLDPLMVIISILMSIFASYVGFNVARLAELTKSSQRRHFLLFSGSLALAVGVWSMHFIGMLAFNLGTHVHYDPVITVVSFIPALMASWITLNILMENKIKRNTLLIGGILVGSGIGSMHYIGMAAMEMMMTLHYDLTIFCVSIVVAVVLAMLSLWIRFGLDRLNFCHFTPTHTMIIASIVMGIAISGMHYTGMYAARFTIPDGMELLPPDNRVSLLLGLGIAVITSVVIGFVSMMNMMFRYQDISLEAKANESHLKAITNTSIDGVMTLNSQGAILDTNHVMSSLFGWSKEEFLSKNISDIVPTLFPKNDNNELITPLTEAKNIIMSQEYDVMATQKSGHNIDIRLVISHVVIRGTDTYVAFLADISERTKMQSELQANEEKFRSLVSNLPGIVFRCKNTRNNQMLFISDAIEKVTGYESKEFISSNFRHKFIDLLHPDDADCFLKKIIKDAQAYSLEYRIITKDGEVKWLLEHSRKVKKKDSNDFYIDGFIMDISERKLMEQELRFSKEQAEQAAASRSAFLANMSHEIRTPMNAIIGFSDFLLDGDTNLEKQHEYVQTINKSARSLLHLLNDVLDSAKLDKGKMDLEWKTFSLIEEIDTVISTLWLQAHNKGLHIDLKLDKNLAPYYWGAPDRIRQILTNIIGNSIKFTEKGEVSLKVEVKSTDDHIIFAIKDSGIGMSPEQVNRIFDAFTQADASMNRKFGGTGLGTTISKQLIELMGGSINVSSQLGVGSEFILSIPLKPSEKTLSIDKKVTISLPPLKVLVVDDIQQNIDLLRILLERDGHTVTTASNGKEALVQMDLTEPQLVLMDIQMPIMDGLTTAKTRRQKEATEGLTQIPIIALTAGVLTKDKDEAYKAGMNGFSHKPVDFALLKYEMADVLGIDYSQVVEPTHEKSLDNVLIDEEKGILLWGDKERYYGELEAFVTTQSNAIESIKLFIHEEIPDWPKIMQIAHSLKGVSGNLALPSLMNLFSKLETRCKEQKFNDLESTHSLLMNQLEKLAENVHSYKNNPKPHSHENNTNVNQDNNEDFLMVIESLLELISHNEYNDQLLNDLAESAPIGQEKNIKIVMSAIDDFEFAAAADKLKEIKEYYVKQ; this is encoded by the coding sequence ATGATAAACAGTATTAATATTCTTTTTGAGATTCCTCAAAACGCCAATCAATTTGTCTACGGAACCCTTGACCCATTAATGGTCATTATTTCAATTCTTATGTCTATTTTTGCGTCCTATGTCGGATTCAATGTGGCCCGCCTAGCCGAATTAACTAAGTCTTCTCAACGTCGTCATTTTTTACTGTTTTCTGGCAGTCTAGCGTTAGCTGTCGGTGTTTGGTCTATGCATTTTATTGGGATGCTAGCCTTCAACCTCGGAACTCATGTGCATTACGACCCTGTTATCACGGTTGTTTCTTTTATACCGGCTTTAATGGCGTCCTGGATTACTCTTAATATCCTAATGGAAAATAAAATTAAGCGTAACACCTTGCTGATTGGTGGAATATTGGTTGGTTCAGGAATAGGGTCTATGCATTATATCGGCATGGCGGCCATGGAAATGATGATGACTCTTCATTATGACCTAACTATTTTTTGTGTATCCATAGTAGTGGCCGTTGTATTAGCGATGCTCTCTCTTTGGATACGCTTTGGTTTGGATAGATTAAATTTTTGTCATTTCACGCCGACTCACACTATGATTATAGCCAGTATCGTGATGGGTATCGCCATTTCCGGTATGCATTATACTGGTATGTACGCCGCTCGTTTCACTATTCCCGATGGGATGGAACTTCTTCCGCCTGATAACCGTGTTTCATTACTTTTAGGGTTAGGCATTGCCGTTATAACATCCGTTGTCATTGGCTTTGTTAGTATGATGAACATGATGTTTCGTTATCAAGATATTTCTCTTGAAGCAAAAGCCAATGAAAGCCACTTAAAAGCCATCACAAATACCTCTATTGATGGTGTTATGACACTCAATTCCCAGGGGGCTATTTTAGATACAAACCATGTGATGAGCTCATTATTTGGTTGGTCAAAAGAAGAATTTTTAAGCAAAAACATTTCTGACATAGTACCCACTCTTTTCCCCAAAAACGATAATAATGAGTTAATCACGCCTCTCACTGAAGCAAAAAATATCATTATGAGCCAAGAGTATGATGTTATGGCCACTCAAAAAAGTGGCCATAACATAGACATACGCTTAGTCATTAGTCATGTAGTGATACGCGGAACAGATACGTATGTAGCCTTTTTGGCGGACATAAGTGAACGCACTAAAATGCAATCCGAGTTACAAGCAAACGAGGAAAAATTTCGCTCTCTTGTCAGTAACCTACCAGGAATCGTTTTTCGTTGTAAGAATACCCGCAATAACCAGATGTTGTTCATCAGTGACGCCATTGAAAAAGTGACTGGATATGAATCTAAAGAGTTTATCTCGTCTAATTTTCGTCATAAGTTCATTGATTTATTGCATCCTGATGATGCCGATTGTTTTTTAAAAAAAATAATTAAAGACGCCCAAGCTTACTCTCTTGAATATCGAATTATCACTAAGGATGGGGAAGTGAAGTGGTTACTAGAGCACAGCCGAAAAGTAAAAAAGAAAGACTCTAATGACTTTTATATTGACGGCTTCATCATGGACATATCTGAACGCAAACTAATGGAACAAGAGCTTCGGTTTTCTAAAGAACAAGCGGAACAAGCCGCCGCATCACGATCTGCATTTTTAGCCAATATGAGCCATGAAATCCGTACGCCAATGAATGCCATTATTGGGTTTAGTGACTTTTTGTTAGATGGTGACACCAATTTGGAAAAGCAGCATGAATACGTGCAAACCATTAACAAATCCGCTCGTTCGCTTTTGCACTTATTAAACGATGTTCTCGATAGTGCCAAGTTAGATAAGGGTAAAATGGATCTAGAATGGAAAACCTTTTCTTTAATTGAAGAAATAGATACCGTGATTTCAACTCTCTGGCTACAGGCCCACAATAAAGGTTTACATATTGACTTAAAACTCGATAAAAACCTGGCCCCTTACTATTGGGGAGCGCCTGATAGAATCCGACAAATTCTAACCAACATTATAGGAAACTCAATTAAATTCACTGAAAAAGGCGAAGTGTCATTAAAGGTTGAGGTGAAAAGCACTGACGACCATATTATTTTCGCCATCAAAGATTCAGGCATTGGGATGTCACCAGAGCAGGTAAATCGTATCTTTGACGCCTTTACCCAAGCTGACGCGTCTATGAATCGAAAATTTGGTGGTACGGGGTTAGGCACCACCATTAGTAAACAATTGATCGAACTTATGGGCGGTTCAATAAATGTCTCAAGTCAATTAGGCGTCGGTTCCGAGTTTATTTTATCCATCCCACTTAAACCATCGGAAAAAACCCTTTCGATAGATAAAAAAGTAACCATTTCATTACCCCCATTAAAGGTTTTGGTGGTTGATGATATACAACAAAATATAGACCTACTGCGCATTTTATTAGAACGAGACGGCCATACGGTAACCACCGCTTCAAATGGAAAAGAGGCATTAGTTCAAATGGATCTAACTGAACCACAACTTGTCCTGATGGACATTCAAATGCCGATTATGGATGGGTTAACAACCGCAAAAACAAGACGACAAAAAGAAGCCACTGAAGGCTTAACTCAGATTCCTATTATTGCCCTGACAGCAGGCGTTTTAACAAAGGACAAAGACGAAGCCTACAAAGCTGGAATGAATGGATTTAGCCATAAACCCGTTGATTTCGCACTCTTAAAATACGAAATGGCTGATGTACTAGGAATTGATTATTCGCAAGTCGTTGAACCCACACACGAGAAGTCACTCGACAATGTCTTGATTGATGAAGAAAAAGGCATTCTTCTTTGGGGAGACAAAGAGCGCTATTACGGAGAATTAGAGGCTTTTGTCACGACCCAGTCCAACGCTATAGAGAGTATAAAATTATTCATACATGAAGAGATACCTGATTGGCCGAAAATCATGCAAATAGCACACTCCTTAAAAGGCGTCTCAGGTAATTTAGCTCTACCATCGCTAATGAATCTGTTTTCCAAGTTAGAAACGCGTTGTAAAGAGCAAAAATTTAATGACTTAGAGAGCACTCATTCTTTGCTGATGAATCAACTGGAAAAACTTGCAGAGAATGTTCACTCTTACAAAAATAATCCGAAACCACATTCTCATGAGAACAATACGAATGTGAATCAAGATAATAATGAGGACTTTTTGATGGTTATAGAGTCATTATTAGAATTAATATCTCACAATGAATATAATGATCAACTATTAAACGATTTAGCTGAATCCGCCCCGATTGGTCAAGAAAAGAACATAAAGATAGTAATGAGCGCTATTGATGACTTTGAATTTGCAGCGGCGGCAGACAAACTTAAAGAAATAAAAGAGTATTATGTCAAACAGTAA
- a CDS encoding response regulator: MSNSKLIHSSSIPDGTPKILIVDDEPTNLRVLRHILNDDYRLFFAKNGVEALRLVESEKPNLILLDVMMPEMTGYDVCAYLKQSNDTKHIPIIFVSALNEESDEEKGFELGAVDYITKPVAPALVKARVKTHLSLVQSDELKRTRLQVIQRLGKASEYKDNETGQHVIRMSLYAKELSLEFGLSKFQADKILNASPMHDIGKIGIPDHILLKPGKLTVEEFEVMKQHPHIGEAILGESDSELIELAKSIAISHHEKWDGTGYPYGLSGEDIPLEGRIVAIADVFDALTTVRPYKRAWTVKEATDYIYSQSGKHFDPNLVECLPRVLDTFMTIMEEWGEDS; the protein is encoded by the coding sequence ATGTCAAACAGTAAACTCATTCACTCATCTAGCATTCCAGATGGGACACCGAAAATACTCATTGTAGATGATGAGCCTACAAACCTGCGCGTTCTTAGGCACATATTGAATGATGATTACCGCTTATTTTTCGCCAAAAATGGTGTTGAAGCATTGCGCCTTGTTGAGTCTGAGAAACCCAATTTAATCTTGCTCGATGTGATGATGCCTGAAATGACTGGGTATGATGTCTGCGCTTATTTGAAGCAATCGAATGATACAAAACACATCCCTATTATTTTTGTTTCCGCTCTCAATGAAGAATCAGATGAAGAAAAAGGCTTTGAACTTGGTGCTGTGGATTACATCACTAAACCGGTCGCACCAGCCCTAGTCAAAGCACGTGTAAAAACGCATTTATCGCTTGTTCAATCCGATGAATTAAAACGCACTCGATTACAAGTCATTCAACGTTTAGGAAAAGCGTCTGAATATAAAGATAATGAAACGGGCCAACACGTTATTCGCATGAGCCTCTATGCAAAAGAACTGTCGCTTGAATTCGGCTTATCGAAATTTCAGGCCGATAAAATACTCAATGCATCACCTATGCATGATATTGGAAAGATAGGCATTCCTGACCACATTTTGTTAAAGCCAGGTAAACTGACAGTAGAAGAATTTGAGGTGATGAAACAGCACCCTCATATTGGTGAAGCGATTCTTGGAGAGTCGGATTCTGAGCTCATTGAATTAGCAAAGTCGATTGCTATTAGCCACCATGAGAAATGGGACGGCACAGGCTACCCCTATGGATTATCTGGTGAAGATATTCCCCTTGAAGGGCGTATCGTTGCTATCGCCGATGTATTTGATGCACTTACAACCGTTCGACCATATAAGCGAGCCTGGACAGTGAAGGAAGCAACCGATTATATTTACTCTCAAAGTGGCAAGCACTTCGACCCAAATTTAGTTGAATGCCTTCCCCGTGTTCTAGACACTTTTATGACTATTATGGAGGAGTGGGGAGAGGATTCATAA
- a CDS encoding DUF6151 family protein: protein MKELLLQCGCGKVTGRVHGINLRKGNRLVCYCQSCQKFAHHLNSDLLNAFGGSDIFQIAPAYVTIEQGIDQVKSLKLTDKGAYRWYTNCCNTPIGNTASAKIPLVGLLPSFIADDQDVNAIIGPIMGNVFETGLEQPLPKAMAGKLSEKRIFFRMMRKLLIWKVLGKSKPNPFFDATGRAISKPVRVP, encoded by the coding sequence ATGAAAGAACTATTATTGCAATGTGGATGTGGAAAAGTGACCGGGCGGGTTCATGGCATTAATCTGAGGAAAGGCAATCGGTTGGTGTGCTATTGCCAAAGTTGTCAAAAATTCGCACATCACTTGAACTCAGATTTATTAAACGCATTTGGTGGCAGCGATATTTTTCAAATAGCGCCAGCGTACGTCACTATTGAACAAGGCATTGATCAAGTTAAATCCTTAAAGTTAACCGATAAAGGGGCATATCGTTGGTACACAAATTGTTGTAATACACCGATTGGCAATACGGCGAGTGCTAAGATTCCTTTAGTGGGTTTATTGCCTTCTTTTATTGCAGACGATCAGGATGTAAATGCCATTATTGGCCCTATTATGGGCAATGTGTTTGAAACAGGTTTAGAACAACCTTTGCCAAAAGCGATGGCAGGTAAGTTGTCAGAAAAGCGCATTTTTTTTCGTATGATGCGAAAATTACTTATATGGAAAGTGTTAGGTAAAAGCAAGCCAAACCCTTTCTTTGATGCAACAGGAAGAGCCATTTCAAAACCAGTGCGAGTACCATAG